CAAGCAGCTACGCTTCGACCTGAAGCAGGTTGCGCAATACGACACGGAGCAGCTGGAAAAGGACCGCAAGCGGGCCCGCGCCAGCCAGGTCAATCTTGGCGACGTCGACGTCCAGGCAGGCATCACCGCCGCCCGTGCGCCCTACGAGACGCTGAAGCTGGCCGGACACGCCCAGCCGGTCGGCAAGGAGATCGGTAACGGCGCGGTGGCCTATCGCATGTGGAGCGATCCGCGCACCAAGTTCACCTACCCGCGGCTCAGCCGCCATCCCGATGCGCAGGTCCTGCAGCGCACGAACTATCTGCTCGAACAACGCCATTGGCAGAAGAGCCTGGGCGCGCTGGCTTGCATGGCCTCGGCCTACACCAGCGGCAATCCGGGCGCCGGCACGCTGGGCGGATTCGATGAAGAGGCCGTGCACGTCACCTGGCTGTCGCGCGCGCTGATGACGGTGACCGAATCGGGCAGCCTGGACTGCGGCGGCGCGCATCCCTACAACCACTTCGAACCCTACACCTACGATCTGCTGCGCGGCGAATACCTGGACTGGAATCGCGTGTTCGACGCGTACGTGCCGGGCAAGCGCAGCTTCGGCGGGGAAAAGAGTCCCGCCCTGCTCGCGCTGGTGCAACAGGCGGTCAAGTCGGGCACCGCCGCCCAACAGTCCGGGGATCGGCCCAATCTGGAAGACTGCGCGAACCTCTGGCCCGACTATCTGGCGCTGGGCGTGCAGGCGCCCGGCGCGCTGAGCCTGTCCGTGTCCGGAGTCGGGCACGCGTCGGGCGCTTGCCTGGGCCCCCATGCCAGCGTGCCGTTCAAGGCCTTGACGCCTTATCTGAAGCCGGACGGGCAGGCGTATCTGGTCAACAACTGACGGAGCGCACGGGCTTGCCGTGCGCGAAAAACCATGCGGTCGAAAGCGGCCGGCGCCGCCTGGAATCACGGGTCAAGGGCCGCACCGGCGCGGCTGAGTCCCCTGGCGTGTTCCTGGAAGCCGCGCAACGCCTCCGCGGGCACCAGCGACCCGCCCGTGGCCCAGATGACGTGCGTGGCTTCGGACATATCCATGCCCTGGACATACGCGCGGCCGGCGGCTGAATCCAACCAGCCCGGACCGGAAACCGCGGCGGCGGCCGATGGTTCGACCTCGACGCCCAGGGTGTCTTTCAGCGCAATCAGGTTCAGGTAGAGCTCGTCATCGGACACGGTGAAGACGCCGCCCAGCTGTGGCTTCATCAGCGCGGCCACCAGCTCGGATGCCTGGCCGACGGCCAGGCCGTCTGCCTCGGTCCGGTTGTCCAGGCCGATGTCGTACACCGACACGGGAGTGTCCGCTCCCGACGCCAACTGCACCAGAAAGCACGGTGAGGCGACGGGCTCGGCGAAGAAGCAATGCACGTGAGTCCCGAACAAAGCCTTCAGGCCATGACTGATGCCACCCGGTGCGCCGCCGACGCCGCAGGGGATATACACGAACAGCGGGTGCGCTGCATCGACCACGCGCCCCGCTTCCACCAATTGCCGCGCCAGTCCGCGCGCCGCCGCGGCATAGCCGAAGAACAGCAGCTCGGATTGCTCGTCGTCGACGAAATGGCTGCGGGGCGCGGCCAGCGCCTGCGCCCGCCCGGCTGCGACGGCCTCGGCGTAGTCGCCGTCGTGTTCCACCACGCGCACGCCGCGTTGGCGCAGCCGGTCCTTCTTCCATTCCTTGGCATCGGCGGACATATGCACCACGGCATCGAATCCCAGCGCGGCGGCCATGACGCCGATGCTCATGCCCAGGTTGCCGGTGCTGCCCACGGTCACGGCATACCGGCTGAACACGGCGCGAGCCCGCGGCGTGGCCAGGATGCGCCTGTCCGTTGACGCATCCTGCAGCAGCCCGTGCTCCTGCGCGATCGTCTCGGCAATGGCCAGCACTTCATGAAATCCGCCGCGCGCCTTGATGGAGCCTGCGACGGGCAGCTCGTCATCGCGCTTGAGGTACCAGCTGCCCGAGGCGCAGCCGCCGCCCAGCGCCTGTTGCAACGGCCCGGCAGCCATCAGCCGGGACTCGATATGCCCATTCGCGGCCGCGAGCTCGGGAAAGAGCGTAGCCAGCAGCGGCGCGCAACGCGCCAGACGGCTTTCCGCCTCGTCGATCAGGGTCAGGGACGGGGCGGATCCTGGCATGGGTCCGCCCCTTTCGGGGTTGAGCCATAGCAAAGGCGTTCTTGATTGAAGATTTTCTAATAGCTGAGGATCGAAATTGGCGGTCATCATGAACTTGCAGGTTGATGGTTCAGCGCGAATCGTAGATGCCGCCAGCATGCAAGAATAGCGATCATTTCTACTGCAGCCATTAGCGTGACTTATGCCAGCCCATTTCGACTCGACACTGCTGGGCGCCCTGCGCTGTTTTGACATGGCCGGCCGTCATCTCAGCTTTACCAGGGCTGCGGCAGCCATGAACCTCACGCAAAGCGCGGTAAGCCAGCAGATCCGGCAGTTGGAAGACCGCCTGGGCTACCTGCTGTTTGTTCGTCAACAACGCGGCCTGACGTTCACGTCCAAGGGCGAGTCGCTGTACTCGACGGTCAGCCGCGCGCTGGGCGACATCCAACAAGAGATCGAGCGGCTGGGCTTGCCGGCGTCAACGCTGCAGGTCAATTGCCTGCCCTCGTTCGCGCTGCAATGGCTGATGCCGCGCCTGACGGAATTCCATCGCTTGCAGCCGGACATATCGGTGCGGCTGAAGGCGGAGTTCCAGCCGCTGGACCGCAAGCTGATGGAGGAGGAAGACATAGACATCGCCATCCGCTACGACCCGGCGCATTACAGCGATTTGCAGGCGGACGCCTTGCTGGACGAGTATCTGCTGGTGGTCGCAACGCCCGAATACCTTGCGGCCCACCCCAAGTTTCGCGCCGGCAAATCGCTCGATGGCGTCGAGTTCCTGCACGACGCCTCGCCTTGGGCTGGCGCCGCGGAGTTCATCGAATGGCGCACCTGGATGCAAGCGCACCAGCCGGGCTGGGTGCGCCATCTGGACGGGCCGCAGTTCAACCTGGCCAGCCTTGCCATTGGCGCCGCGCTGAATCACCAGGGCGTGGCGATCGGGCGCAGCGCGATGGTCTATGACGAGATCCGCAGCGGGCGGCTGGTCGACGTGTTCGGCAAGCACACGCCCGCGCCGGCGCGCTACGTATTGCTGTCACGCCGGCCTGATGAGCGGCGCACCCGGATCTTTTCCGAGTGGTTGAAATCCGAATGCCGCAGCTTCGACAGCGCGCGGTCCGCCTTGATCGGGGACTCGCGCGGGTAAGGACACGCCGTGGAACCGGCGAGCGACGCCGCCGCGCGACATCAAACCGCCGCGGCGCTCAAATGTTCATAAAGTATCGCCGCGCCTATCCCGATCAGCGCGATACCGCCCAGGATCTCGGCCCGCTTCCCGGCGACGCTGCCCAACACCCGCCCCAGCATCACGCCTATCGTCACCATCAAGGTAGTCGCCAGGCCAATGGCAATGGCCGCCACCACGATGTTCACGTCCACGAACGCCAACCCCACGCCGACCGCCATGGCGTCGATGCTGGTGGCCAGGCCCGTTGCCGCCAGCAGCCAGAAGGAATGGCGGGTGACGGGCGCGGCGTCCTCCTCCTCTTCCTTGAGGCCGTTGCGTATCATCAGCAAACCCAGAATACAGAGCATCGCGAACGCGATCCAATGATCCCAGGCAACCACGTACTTGGCCGCGACCGAGCCCAGTCCCCAACCTATCACCGGCGTGATGGCTTCGATCACGCCGAAGATCAGCCCTGTGCGCAGGGCTTCCGGGAATCGGGGTTTGTATAGCGCGGCGCCTTTGCTGATGGCCGCGGCGAACGCATCCGTGGACATGGCGAACGCGAGAACGATGATGGCGATGGGATTCATTGGAGTCGTGATCCTGCTGGGCGGAAACGGCACGGATCTCCCGCGCCGCCCGGCGTCGCGCGAAAAATCCGTGGTCTCGCCAAGCATGGATGCCGCTTGCGCCATGGCCGAGGAAGCCAAGAATGTTGACGCAAGCCCCTGCGGACCGGACCTTGGCTGGCCGGGCTGCAAGGAGGCTACTCCCCAAAGAGTAAGGGCAGTCTAGCAGAGCCTGCCGATCCGTGTGTTACACCACTAGTCCTTGTGGATTCCCAGCTCCACGCGAACGCCTGTCTGGCGATGCTGCCATCGCCCCGGCGGGAATGATCAGGACACGCACATGACCCAATCCGAATACATCGCCGAACTGCTGCGCATCCTGCGCGCCCACGACGCCGCGGCGCGCGCCACTCTGACGGCGCTGATCGCCGCCCTGCCGCCCAAGGCGCGCGAAATCCATTTCGTGGTGTTCCCCGATCAGGACGGCGAAGGTACGTTTTCGGTGGTGGCCAGCCTGGAAGGCCCGGACCTGTTCGTGCTCAACAAGGCCATCGAAGGCCACCGCTACCTGTTCGACGTGCGCCACACGGAAGACGGCATCGAACCCGAAGTGCCGCTGTTCGCGTCGGACGAAGCCGGTTTCAACGTACAGGACGTCATCGTCGATACCGCGATGCAATGGGTGGCGGAACTGTGGGAAACCAGCGGCCATGGCCGTTCGCCGCTGCCGGGGCTGGTGTACGGGGAGGAAGGCTACGGAACGCTGGAACCGCTCGCACTACCGGCGTAGCGCCGCGGCATGGGCCGCGCACTCACCAGGCCACGTGGAACATCGCCTTCGCCAGCACCACGATCAGCACCATGTGGCAGAACACGCTGATGTGCATGCGCCTGCTCAATGCGCCGGTCAGGCGCTTGCGGCGCGCGAGCGTCAAGGCGGTCGCGACATGGAGCAGCACGCTCAAGGCCAGCGCGATCTTCAGCGACAGCAGGACGCCGAAGGACGAAGCGAATGGATCGGCGAGCGCGCCGCGGTATTGCCAGGCCAAGCCCAGGCCGGCCAGGTAGAGCACCACGACCGACCACGGCAGCACGGCCCGCACGCGCGGCGCCAGCTGGCTGCCCAGCGCGCGGCGCACGTCGGGCGGCAGGCGCTTGTGCACCGGTTCCAGGAACAGCACCTCGAAGGTGACGGTGCCGACGAACAGGAAGGCGGCAAGCAGATGCAGGATGAGCAGCAAGGGGTAGGTGTTCATGGCTGCGAATGGGAATGGCCATCAGTCGGGATTGTCTCATCCGCGCCATGCGCTGCAACATGACAAACATCAAACGCCCCCCGCTCAGAACTTGTAGCTCACCTTCATCCAGACGTTCCTGGGCGTGCCGTAGTTGTAGCCGTTGTAGCCCCCCAGGCCGCTGTAGTAATACTTGTCGGTCAGGTTTTCCACATTGACGGACGCGGACACATGCCTGTTGAAGTCATAGCGCGCCATCAGGCCAAACAGCGTGACGCCGCCCTGGCTGGCGCGTCCTAGTCCGCCGGCTTCGTCGTAGTAGATGCTGCTCTGGTAGCTGACGTTGCCGCCGATCGTGAGCTTGTTCCACTCGCCCGGCAGCCTGTAGCTGGCAGCCAGGCGGAACAGCCGCTGGGGCGTGCTCGGCAGCAGCAATGCGCCCTCGGCGTCGCGCTTGGCAAAGTAGGTATAGCCGCCCATCAGCTGCAGGCCAGGCGCCACTTCGCCGGACGCGGTCAACTCGAACCCCTTGCTGCGCGCGCCTTTGACGGCGCGGTAGGGAGTGCTCCCGTCCGGCAGCGGCGGGCTGGACGGATCCTCCACCGCAACGTTTTCCTCCTGGGTGCGGAATATCGCGAAGCTTGTGTTCAGCTTGCCGTCCAGATGTTCGCCCTTCAAACCGATTTCATAGTTTTGACCGGTTTGCGGCGGCAACACCACGTTGCTGGCGTCACGCGAGGTGGTGGGTATGAATATCCGGGTGTAGCTGGCGTAAGCCGAATAATCCTTGCTCAGGTCCACGACCACGCCGGCATAGGGCGTGAAGACGCCATTTTCCTTTGCGGTGGGGTTGTGGGTCCAGGTGTTGGCGGGGCCGTTATAGGCCGAAGAGTTTTCTTCGTACCAGGTGGTCCGGGCGCCCAGGATCAGCGACACCGGCTCGGCCATCTTCAGGCGCGCGGAACCGTAGATGGCGGTCTCCTTCGCGTCCAGGAAGGTGTCGTAGAAGGTGTAGGGCATGGCGGGCCGCGGCACGTCGCGCAGATCGTAGAGATTCACGCGCCGGCGGTCCCAGCCAGCGGGGTTCGCCGAGTTCAGGTTGAGTTCGCTGGTGTAGCGGTTGTAGCTCAGTCCCAGGACGGCCCGGTGCTCCCTGCCGAATGCCTGGAACGGCCCTTCGGCGTAGATATCGAAGGACTTGTTGGTGGAGCTTGCCGGGTTGTCGCGCAATTCGATAGTGGAAGCGCCGGACGGATCGACGGGCTGATACGCGAGGACGTAGCCCCAGGCGGCCTTTCTTTCGTTTTTCAAGCGGCTGGCGTCCATCTTGACGTGCCAGCCGCTGCCGAAGCGATGGTCCAAGGTCGCGAATATCCGGTCCGTATACATGTCCCATTGGCTCCATGGCGTCACGGGATTGAAGGACCGGGGAAAGTTCGTGCGCGTGCCGTCGCTGTAGAACAGCGGCGCCTGGCCGAAGTTCGCGCCGTCGATGGCGGTCTTCTGGTGCTCGTAGCCGAGGCTGACGGTGGTGCTGGGCAGGATGTCGGCCTCGAGGATGCCGTAGAAGACATCGTCGGACCGCTTCTTGTAGTCAATGAAGCTGTCGCCCGCGGTGCGGGCGGCGACCACCCGGCCGCGCAGCGTGCCGGCGCTGTTCAGCGGGCCGCCCAGATCGGCTTCGGCGTTGTAGCTGTTCCAGCGGCCGACGCCACCGGTGACGTGTCCGGCGAACTCCGACGTGGGACGCTTGCGCACCAGATTCACCGAACCACCCGGCTCGCCCACGCCGTTGAGCAGGCCGGCGGCGCCGCGCACGACTTCCACCCGGTCGTAGATGGCGGTGTTGATCATGCCCGCCTCGGCCGACGGCGTCTTGAACGACAGCGTGGGCACGCCGTCGAGCATGGTGTTCAGCGCAAAACCGCGCGAGGTGAATTGCACGCGCTCATCCAGCCGCTCGACGGCGATGCCGGGCGTCTGGCGCATCACCTCGTCCAGCGTGTTCAGATTCTGGTCGTCCATCTGCTGTCGCGTGACGACGCTGATGGATTGCGGGGTTTCACGCAGCGACAGCGGCATGCGGGTGGCGGCGCTTGTTGCCGGCACGGTATAGGAGCCCGTCCCTTCGGAGGGGCCTTCGTCGCCAGCGCCGGTGACGGTCACTGCGGGCAAGGCGGTGACTTCGCCCTGCGGCAATCTGCGCAGCGTGTAGCCGCCATCGGCGCGCCGCGCCGGTTCCAGGCCGCTACCGGCCAGCAACTGGCGCAACCCTTCCTCGAAGCCGAAACTGCCGCGTAGCCCAGGCGATTGGAGATCGCGCGTCAGGGCGGGATCGAACGACAGCAGAACGCCGGCCTGGGCAGCATAGGCCGAAAGCGCCGCGCTGAGCGGCCCAGGCTCGACGGCCACGCTCACCTGCCCCGCCTGGGTCTGCGCCTGGGCGGGCGCTATCAACCCGGCCAGAGGTAGCGCGAATGCGCCTGCCGCGAGCAAGACTGGGAAGGAGACGCTTGCGCGCAACGGGGAAAGCTGACGGGGCATGACATGCACTCCAGATGTTGGTCTTACCCTCGTAGCCAGATAAGACGCGCAAAGTGCTAGTCGCCGTTACAAAATAGTCTCGCCGCGCGGCACCAGCGACACCCAGTAGCGGGTGCGGTAGCGCAGGCCGAGTTGCAGGGTGTCCGCCACCGTGACCAGCACCCGGTCGGGTTCGGCCAGCGGGAAAGCGCCGGAAATGGGCAGATGCGCCACTTCGGGCGCGCAATCGATCCAGCCCGCGCGGTAGCGCTGGAGTTCACGCAGGAATTCATTCAAGGGCATGCCGTCGACCTGCAGCATGCCGCGCTGCCAGGCGGAGGGATCGCCGGTCAGCGCTTGGGCGTCATCGATCTGGCCGCCGCCAAAGCGCAGGCCCATGCCGGCGGGCACGATGCGCGCGGCATCCGCCGAAGCGCCCGGGAGCGCCACGCGCACGGCGCCTTCCAGCACCTGTACCGCCGATACGCCGTCGTCGCGCCTGACCACGAAGCGCGTACCCAACGCGGTGATGCTGCCTTCGCGGGTGCGCACGATGAACGGCCGAACGTCCTGTTGCGGGTCCGGCGCGGTTTCGATCAGGATTTCGCCGCCGTGCAGCGCGATCAGCCGCTGCTGGGCATCGAACAAGACGTCCATGGCGGTGGCGGCATTGAGCACCACGCGGCTATGGTCCGCCAGCAGCACCTCGCGCCGGGCGCCGACAGCCGTGCGGTATTGGGCCACCCAGCCGCGCCAGGCTTCATCGACCTGCGCGTAGCCGATGGCGCCTCCGGCGCCGATCAGCACCAGCAGCTTGCCCAGCGCGGCGCGGCGGGCGGACGAGCGCGGCCGTCCCAGCACGGGCAGCATGCCCTTGGGCAACGCCTCGAAGCGACGCGTAAGCGCTTCGGTGCGCCGCCAGGCGCGCTCATGTTCGGGATCGGCCTGGCGCCAGGCTTGCCACGCTTCCCGGTCCGCCTGGCTGGCGCTGCCCGACGTCAGGCGCAGAAACCAGTCCACCGCTCCGTCCAGCGCGCGCGGATCGATGCGCCCTGCCTCTCCGGCGCTCATGGCACGAACTCCAGGCACTGGCGCAGGGCGCGCGCGATGTACAGCCGCGCCGAGCCGACCGACACGCCCAGCGTCTTGGCAATATCCGCATGCGTCAGGCCTTCCAGCTGGCAAAGCAGGAAAGCGCGCCGCACCGGCACGGGCAAGCCGTCCAGCATGGCGTCGATTTCGCACAGGGCTTCCAGCGCCAGGGCGCGCTCCTCGGGCGACGGCGACTGCGCCTGGGGCAGCTGCGCCAGCGTTTCCAGATAGGCGCGTTCGAGGTCCCGGCGCCGCAGATGGTTGACCATGAGACCGTGCGCGATGGTCGCCAGATAGGAACGCGGCTCGCGAATGTCGCCCGGTTCGCGGCGGGCCAACACACGCAGATAGGTGTCATGCACCAGGTCGGCGGCGTCGAAGGCGCATCCCAACTTTTTGCGCAGCCAGCCCTGCAGCCAGCCTTGGTGTTCCTGGTACAGCGTGTGCAGGGGGTGCCGCGGAGAGGGATCGGAGGCGGCCATGAAGACGCACGGTTATAAATGAGAATGACTACAATTTACAACATAGTGCCCTGCACCGGGTGAAATGACTGCGCCCGGCCGCTGAATCCAGGGGCCGGGCGCAATCGGGAAATCCAGAGGGAAGCTGGCGTCTTACTTCTTCGACGCGTCCTGCTCTACCACCATATCCAGCACATACACCTGCTTGGGCGCATCCGCGGGCGGATTCTTCCAGTCGTAGCGCTTCACGCGCAGCACGGTGCGCACGCCGTCCTGGTGCTGGAAGCCTTCGATGGACTGATACAGCGGATGCCACTTGTCCTGGGTGGGCTGCTGCACGCCGGCTTCGTTGTAGCGGCGCTCGCGCACCATCAGGCACTGGTAGTTGGGAATCAGCGGGTGGCTGCACTCGGTCTTCTTCGCGGCGACTTCGAGGAACATGATTTCGCCGGCGCTGCCGTAGAGCGTTTCAGGCGTGGGTTCGCCGACAAACTTAAGCACGCTGCCGTCCTGCGCGACCAGTTCCAGTCCCGGTTCGGAAGCGTGTCCGCTGAGCGTGGCGCGCAGGTCGCCCTTCATGCGCTGGCCGATCTCGGCGTCCAGGCGCATCAGGCTCTGGTCGCAGGCCTTCATGGTCGACGCGAGGTTCGCCACTTGCAGCACGCCGTTCTTGTAGGTGTAGCCGCCGAACTGCGCGTTGCAGCCGCCGCGGATGTTCAAGGCGTCCTGCGTGAACGACAGGCGCAGCTGGTGTTCGACGCCGGCCTGCAGCGCGGCTATCGGCTTGCCCGCCGCGTCGGTGGCGGAAGCCAGGCGCCAGTAGTAGGCGGGCAGGCTCACTTCAGGGCTGGCGGGCGTGGTGGCGGTAGTGGGCATGGAGGACGATCCTTCGCGGGGAGAGGAGGTCGGCGCGCAAGCTTGCAGCAGCGCGGCGCATACGGACGCAAGGAGGATGGTTTTCTTCATGGTTCGTTCCTGTCAGCCGGATGGCACTGATGAAAAACGGGATTCTACGTTCGCGGGATGGACGTTTTGGACGCCCGGCCATCCAGTCCGTTTCAAAATCTTGCCGCAGAGCCGGCCCGAAAAACACCCTCTGAGCAACGCAAGCTACGGGTTTTCCCTAAACAAACGTGTATTACTCTTGCCTGCCAACGGATAGCCGCGAGGTCTTCGCTGGCTTACAACTAAATACATAACCCTCAAAATACTGCAAGTATTGCCAATACACCGCGAACTGCGCGCAATACGCAAAATCGTCGCAACGCGAAACTGATCATGCAGGCGCGATCAGCTCACTGGCGTCAATTGGCGGGGTAGGCCGCGCCCGTCAGGCAGGCCCGGGCCCACTCATAGTCGTCATCACTCACGATCTCTCCATCGATCTTGGGCAGCGGCTGGTCGGGATAGGAAAAGTCCGGCTTTTGCGGCTTCATGTTCCATTTTGTCTGGCCCGGGGTATCGGAACACGCCTCGTCCGAGCTGCTGAACGAGCAGGACGCAGCCAACTGTGGTTTTCCGCCCACCACGGTGGCGACATAACGCTTGGTATAAACGCCGCCCGAGGCCCAGTACTCGTCGACCGAGCAGATGCGGTCATTGTTCTGGTAATGCCGCGTCGCGAAGCAACCGTAGTAGGCATGTTCGCCCGGAAAGATGTCGCATGAAGTCGAGTAGCCGGCGTACGCGCCGCCGGTGAATTGCGCCTGGAACTGCCGCTGGCGGACTGCGCTGCCGATGATGTCGGGCAGCGCGGCGCCCTTGTGCGTTTCCTTGAGCTGCGCCGTGCGGCTTTGGATCAAATCGCGAGCGACGTCTGCAACCGTCTTGCCTGCGGGGACCGAGCCCGGATCCTCGATCAGGTCCGTTAGCGCGCGGTCGCGCGCCACAATCCAGCGCTTCTGGCTGTGCGCCAGCATGGCGCGGATATCGCCGTCGGGGGCCTGTTTCAGTATCGCGGCGTAAGCCCGGTTCAACTCGGCGTCCGCCGCCACGGTCTTGCGGTCCGAGCAGATCAGCTTTTCCGCGGCGCTGGCGGCTTTGGCGCAATCGATCGCGTAGGCGGGCGCGGCAAGCGCGCAGAAACCAGCCATGCACAACAAACGGCCTGCGGTGATTCCAGATTTCATGTGACGTTTCTCGTTGAGGATGCCCCTCGCCTTGTCTCGATGCCTGAAGACTGTGTTGTCGTCCATCGCGAGGCGGCGGCAAGGCTGCAATTTTGCACGCGACTTTTTAACAGACTGGAAACAGAGTTCTACCCTCTGCAACGTCCTCGCCGGAATATTCCCCTTCCCTTGCGCGTCTACCGGGTGGCGAGCCGCAGGAAAGACCCCGCGGCGCTCCATGGATCAACCAGCCGATCGCGCCGCTTATCGCAACCGGCCGCAATCGGCGTAGAACGGAAGTGTCAGCTATGAAGTCGATCAGATCCCTTGCCTGCGGCATCGCCCTGGCTTGCTCCGCCGCCGGCAGCGCCTGGGCCGCTCCGAGCCTGAACGTGTATGGCCCCGGCGGCCCCGCGCCCGCGATGAAGGAAGCCGCCGCTGCGTTCGGCAAGCTGCACGGCATTGATGTCAGCGTCACCGCGGGTCCGACGCCGGCCTGGGCCGACAAGGCCAAACAGGACGCCGACGTGATCTACAGCGGGGCCGAAAACATGATGAGCGGTTTTGCCTCGGCGCTGCCTGGCGTGTTCGAGCTGCGCGAAGCCCGCACGCTGTACCTGCGACCCTCCGCCATCCTGGTGCGCCCGGGCAATCCCAAGGCCATCACGGGCTTCAAGGATCTGCTCAAGCCCGGCATCAAGGTCATGGCGGTATCCGGCGCGGGCCAGACCGGACTGTGGGAGGACGTGGCCGGCCGTCTTGGCGACATCGAAACCGTGCGCGCCTTCCGCGCCAACCTCGTGCTGCCGGAGGCCGGCAACAGCGCGCAGGCGCGCACCCAATGGACCGAGGACAAGACCATAGACGCCTGGCTGATCTGGAACATCTGGCAGGTGTCGAACCCCGAACTGGCCAGCGTGGTCGAGGTGGAAGAGCCGTACCGCATCTATCGCGACGCGGGCGCCGTCGTCACCAAGAAAGGGAAAGGCAACGCGCAGGCGCAGGCCTTTGTCGACTTCCTGACCGCGCCCGAAGGTCGGGCGATCTTCAAGAAGTGGGGCTGGAAGAC
The sequence above is drawn from the Achromobacter xylosoxidans genome and encodes:
- a CDS encoding lysozyme inhibitor LprI family protein, giving the protein MQRVELCFQSVKKSRAKLQPCRRLAMDDNTVFRHRDKARGILNEKRHMKSGITAGRLLCMAGFCALAAPAYAIDCAKAASAAEKLICSDRKTVAADAELNRAYAAILKQAPDGDIRAMLAHSQKRWIVARDRALTDLIEDPGSVPAGKTVADVARDLIQSRTAQLKETHKGAALPDIIGSAVRQRQFQAQFTGGAYAGYSTSCDIFPGEHAYYGCFATRHYQNNDRICSVDEYWASGGVYTKRYVATVVGGKPQLAASCSFSSSDEACSDTPGQTKWNMKPQKPDFSYPDQPLPKIDGEIVSDDDYEWARACLTGAAYPAN
- a CDS encoding substrate-binding domain-containing protein encodes the protein MKSIRSLACGIALACSAAGSAWAAPSLNVYGPGGPAPAMKEAAAAFGKLHGIDVSVTAGPTPAWADKAKQDADVIYSGAENMMSGFASALPGVFELREARTLYLRPSAILVRPGNPKAITGFKDLLKPGIKVMAVSGAGQTGLWEDVAGRLGDIETVRAFRANLVLPEAGNSAQARTQWTEDKTIDAWLIWNIWQVSNPELASVVEVEEPYRIYRDAGAVVTKKGKGNAQAQAFVDFLTAPEGRAIFKKWGWKTD